The following are from one region of the Populus trichocarpa isolate Nisqually-1 chromosome 8, P.trichocarpa_v4.1, whole genome shotgun sequence genome:
- the LOC7486764 gene encoding adenylate isopentenyltransferase, which translates to MKIPFPKSTNQPLYTALKTQPLHPINISIPFNKPRPPPIAVRMDTDSSTTTSTAVYRHKKDKILVIMGATGCGKTRVSIDLATRFQSEIINSDKMQVYEGLDITTNKITIQDRLGVPHHLLGEFDPDDGELTPSEYRLAGGLAISGIVSRQNLPIVVGGSNSLIHALVVDRFNPELNVFDGCNPVSTQLRYNCCFLWVDVSLPVLCDYLCKRVDEMLDSGMLDELSEYYGSVDAASQIGLRKAIGVPEFDRYFKKYPPGSGCGRGIGVEWDRVRRGVYEVCVREIKENTCQLAKRQIGKILRLKGAGWDLKRVDATESFREVMTVTSDDHIKKRKKKRWMEVWGRDVMEPSMKIVKRFLEEE; encoded by the coding sequence ATGAAAATTCCCTTCCCAAAGAGTACCAATCAGCCTCTTTACACTGCCCTTAAAACCCAACCACTTCACCCCATTAACATTTCTATACCCTTCAATAAGCCACGCCCACCACCAATAGCAGTCCGTATGGACACGGACTCCTCTACCACCACCTCCACCGCCGTCTACCGCcataaaaaagacaagattCTCGTAATAATGGGAGCGACTGGGTGTGGCAAAACAAGGGTATCTATTGATCTAGCTACACGCTTCCAATCCGAAATCATCAACTCCGACAAAATGCAAGTCTACGAAGGTCTTGACATCACCACCAACAAAATCACCATTCAAGACCGTCTAGGTGTTCCTCACCATTTACTCGGTGAGTTCGACCCGGATGATGGTGAGTTGACTCCCTCCGAGTATCGGTTAGCTGGTGGATTGGCTATCTCAGGTATTGTTTCAAGGCAAAATCTTCCTATTGTGGTTGGTGGGTCCAACTCCCTTATTCACGCTTTGGTTGTTGACCGGTTTAATCCCGAGTTAAACGTTTTTGATGGGTGTAACCCAGTTTCAACCCAGTTAAGATATAACTGTTGTTTTTTGTGGGTGGATGTGTCATTACCTGTTTTGTGCGATTACTTGTGTAAGCGAGTCGACGAAATGCTCGACTCCGGGATGCTCGATGAGCTGTCAGAGTATTATGGCTCAGTTGATGCAGCGAGTCAAATCGGGTTGAGGAAAGCGATTGGGGTGCCTGAGTTTGATCGGTATTTCAAAAAGTACCCACCTGGGTCTGGGTGTGGCAGAGGTATTGGTGTGGAATGGGATCGGGTACGGAGGGGAGTATACGAGGTCTGTGTGAGGGAGATAAAGGAGAACACGTGTCAGCTTGCGAAAAGGCAGATCGGCAAGATCTTGAGATTAAAAGGGGCAGGGTGGGACCTAAAAAGAGTTGATGCGACTGAGAGCTTTAGGGAGGTGATGACGGTGACGTCAGATGATCatatcaagaaaagaaagaagaagaggtgGATGGAGGTTTGGGGGAGAGATGTGATGGAGCCAAGCATGAAAATTGTGAAACGCTTCTTGGAGGAGGAGTAG